A genomic window from Massilia sp. METH4 includes:
- a CDS encoding alpha/beta hydrolase, with the protein MPALTMIAAAGLAVPAMAGGLALFTRHVERKVEAALPPQGIFVDVPGARLHVREQGHGPALLLIHGLGGQMSHFTYEVTRQLAHHHRVVTVDRPGSGYSARRPGAPAGLRGQAAALAALIERLELEHPLVVGHSFGGTVALALALDYPERVAGLSLLAPLTHLPDEVPPAFRPLAVRSPALRRLMAWTVATPGAIARGGAVLDEVFAPEPVPHDFPTRGGGLLGLRPSHFLAAAEDMGALPLELPAYSRRYEELRMPVAMLFGRDDRIVPWREHGVALACKAPHAVLEVVDGGHMLPVAQPDLTVKFIRAAAAG; encoded by the coding sequence ATGCCAGCCCTGACGATGATCGCCGCCGCCGGGCTGGCCGTCCCCGCGATGGCCGGCGGCCTGGCGCTGTTTACGCGACATGTGGAGCGCAAGGTCGAGGCGGCGCTGCCGCCGCAAGGTATCTTCGTCGACGTGCCGGGTGCCCGCCTGCATGTGCGCGAGCAGGGCCACGGGCCGGCGCTGCTCCTGATCCATGGCCTGGGCGGACAGATGTCGCACTTCACCTACGAAGTGACGCGGCAGCTGGCGCACCACCATCGCGTGGTGACGGTGGACCGGCCCGGTTCCGGCTATTCCGCGCGCCGGCCCGGCGCCCCGGCCGGCTTGCGCGGGCAGGCCGCCGCGCTGGCCGCCCTTATCGAACGGCTGGAACTGGAACACCCGCTCGTTGTCGGCCATTCGTTCGGCGGCACCGTGGCGCTGGCGCTGGCGCTCGACTATCCGGAGCGCGTGGCCGGCCTGTCGCTGCTGGCGCCGCTCACGCACCTGCCTGACGAGGTGCCGCCGGCATTCCGCCCGCTGGCGGTGCGCTCGCCCGCATTGCGCCGCCTGATGGCGTGGACGGTGGCAACGCCGGGCGCCATCGCGCGCGGCGGCGCGGTACTGGACGAGGTGTTCGCGCCCGAACCGGTCCCGCACGACTTTCCCACCCGCGGCGGCGGCTTGCTCGGCCTGCGGCCCAGCCACTTCCTGGCGGCCGCGGAGGACATGGGAGCGCTACCCCTGGAACTGCCCGCCTACAGCCGCCGCTACGAAGAGTTGCGCATGCCCGTGGCCATGCTGTTCGGGCGCGACGACCGCATCGTGCCGTGGCGCGAGCACGGCGTGGCGCTGGCCTGCAAGGCGCCGCACGCCGTGCTGGAAGTGGTCGATGGCGGACACATGCTGCCCGTGGCACAGCCGGACCTGACGGTGAAATTCATCCGCGCCGCCGCGGCTGGCTGA
- a CDS encoding Rrf2 family transcriptional regulator: protein MRHDSRLSRMLHVLIHMDGLDTPATSETIAAMLNTNPVVVRRTMAGLREHGYVQSGKGHGGGWLLARPLAEITLLDIHRALGDPPVFALGTTDEHADCLVERAVNATLGDAMRAAEALLLEQFGRVTLADLAGRVQAHRP, encoded by the coding sequence ATGAGACACGACAGCCGCCTATCCCGCATGCTCCATGTGCTGATACACATGGATGGCCTGGACACGCCCGCCACCTCCGAGACGATCGCGGCGATGCTGAACACGAATCCCGTGGTGGTGCGCCGCACGATGGCCGGCTTGCGCGAGCATGGTTATGTGCAGTCCGGCAAAGGCCATGGCGGCGGCTGGCTGCTGGCCCGGCCGCTCGCCGAGATCACACTGCTCGATATCCACCGCGCGCTGGGCGATCCGCCCGTCTTTGCACTCGGCACCACGGACGAGCACGCCGACTGCCTCGTCGAGCGCGCCGTGAACGCGACCCTGGGCGACGCCATGCGCGCCGCGGAAGCACTGCTGCTCGAGCAGTTCGGGCGGGTAACGCTGGCGGACCTGGCCGGCCGCGTGCAGGCGCACCGGCCGTGA
- a CDS encoding methyl-accepting chemotaxis protein — protein MKLADLKIGVRLTLLAAFFLLTLLLVGFTGWNALRDMNTRNAAGFTEASGLIRAVDGARSAQVDFKIQVQEWKNILLRGHDAAALEKYTKAFQASGTATARKLNELKGTMAKLGMDTAAVDEALRLQGELGQRYLNALQQFDGADPAAAQKVDKLVRGMDRDATERIDAIVDTIRKEADKRVTAVEERNAEVYRNSVLLLLALLAAAVAIGSLIVVMLIRGITVPLSHALGIARDVAAGDLRNDVRSTRRDEIGDLLRALGAMSGNLSRIVAQVRTGTQAIAVASAEIAHGNTDLSARTETQASSLEETAASMSELTSTVRQNRDNAETAAALAGKATEVSTRGSATVTEVIATMGTINGTSGKIAEIIGVIDGIAFQTNILALNAAVEAARAGEQGRGFAVVAGEVRTLAQRSAMAAKEIRELITASVSEVEAGRTLVDRAGATMREVLESVEQVAAVVQQISLASSEQQQGIEQIDEAISHIDNTTQQNAALVEEAAAAAESLREQARQLDESVAVFKLRAA, from the coding sequence ATGAAACTTGCTGACCTGAAAATAGGCGTTCGCCTGACCCTGCTCGCTGCTTTCTTCCTGCTGACTCTGCTTTTGGTCGGGTTTACCGGCTGGAATGCCCTGCGCGACATGAATACGCGCAATGCCGCCGGCTTCACCGAAGCCAGCGGCCTGATACGTGCCGTCGACGGTGCCCGCTCGGCCCAGGTCGATTTCAAGATCCAGGTACAGGAATGGAAGAACATCCTGCTGCGCGGCCATGATGCGGCCGCGCTGGAAAAGTATACGAAGGCATTCCAGGCCAGCGGCACGGCCACCGCCCGGAAGTTGAACGAGCTGAAGGGTACGATGGCCAAGCTGGGCATGGACACCGCCGCGGTCGACGAAGCCTTGCGCCTGCAAGGCGAATTGGGCCAGCGCTACCTGAATGCCTTGCAACAGTTCGATGGCGCCGACCCGGCGGCCGCGCAGAAAGTGGACAAGCTGGTGCGCGGCATGGACCGCGACGCTACCGAACGCATCGATGCAATCGTCGACACGATCCGCAAGGAGGCGGACAAGCGCGTGACCGCCGTGGAGGAACGCAATGCCGAGGTCTATCGTAATTCCGTGTTGCTCCTGCTGGCGCTGCTGGCGGCGGCCGTGGCGATCGGCTCGCTGATCGTCGTGATGCTGATCCGCGGTATCACGGTGCCGCTGTCGCATGCGCTGGGCATCGCCAGGGACGTGGCGGCCGGCGACCTGCGCAACGACGTGCGCAGCACCCGCCGCGACGAAATCGGCGACCTGCTGCGCGCGCTGGGCGCGATGAGCGGCAATCTGTCGCGCATCGTGGCGCAGGTGCGCACCGGCACGCAGGCCATCGCGGTGGCATCCGCCGAGATCGCGCATGGCAACACGGATCTGTCGGCCCGCACCGAGACGCAGGCCAGTTCCCTGGAAGAGACGGCGGCATCGATGAGCGAATTGACCAGCACCGTGCGCCAGAACCGCGACAACGCCGAAACGGCCGCCGCCCTGGCGGGCAAGGCCACCGAGGTGTCCACGCGCGGCAGCGCTACGGTGACCGAGGTGATCGCCACGATGGGCACCATCAATGGCACGTCGGGCAAGATCGCCGAGATCATCGGCGTGATCGACGGCATCGCCTTCCAGACCAATATCCTGGCGCTGAACGCCGCGGTGGAAGCGGCGCGCGCCGGTGAACAGGGCCGCGGTTTTGCCGTGGTGGCGGGCGAGGTGCGCACGCTGGCCCAGCGTTCGGCCATGGCCGCGAAGGAGATTCGCGAGCTGATCACGGCTTCGGTGTCGGAAGTGGAGGCGGGCCGCACGCTGGTCGACCGTGCCGGCGCCACGATGCGCGAAGTGCTGGAAAGCGTGGAGCAGGTGGCGGCCGTGGTGCAGCAGATATCGCTGGCCAGCAGCGAGCAGCAGCAGGGCATCGAGCAGATCGACGAAGCGATCTCCCACATCGACAACACCACCCAGCAGAACGCGGCGCTGGTCGAGGAGGCCGCCGCCGCCGCCGAGTCGCTGCGCGAACAGGCCCGCCAGCTGGACGAATCGGTTGCCGTGTTCAAGTTGCGCGCGGCGTAA